CCGGTTGAGCGTGAGTGCGGTGGTGAGGATGATGAAGTACATCGCCACGTTCGAGAAGAGCGACCCGAGGGCGACGTCGACGCGACGGTGCGAGAGTTCGGCGGGCGTTGCACCCTGACGTTCCTCGGTCGAGAATCGCCCGCCGAGCTTCTCCTCCTCCACCTCCTGCGACGCCTGCCAGAAAAAGAGGTACGGGCTGATGGTGGTGCCGAGGATGGCCACGAGCGTCGCCCACCCCTCTCGACCCTGCGGAGGACGCGGCATGAACGTGTCGCGCAGGACCGACGACCAGTCCGGCCCCACCTTGAGCGCGGTGATCACATAGGCGAAGAGGACGATGGCGAGCCACTTGAGGACGCGCGCAATGTCGGCGTATCGCCAGGCAATGGTGGCCCACCCGATCGCGATCGCAAAGACCACGACCCACGCGTGCGATCCAACTCCGGTAAGCAGCTCGGCGGCATCGGCCATTCCCGCGAGGTCGGCACCGATATTGATCGAGTTCGCGCCAAGGAGCGCCACGCTCGCCACGACGAGGACGGGGCGCGGGAGGCGGTGCCGCAGCGCGGTGGTGAGCCCCTGCCCCGTGACCATCCCGATGCGGGCGCACATCACCTGCACCGCGGTCATCAGGGGCCAGGTGAGGAGTGCGGTCCACAGCATCGACGTCCCGAACTGGGCGCCGGCAATGGAGTAGGTGGCGATGCCCGACGGATCGTCGTCGGCGGCGCCGGTGATGACGCCCGGGCCGAGCGAGTGCCAGATGCGACTCAGCCGTGCGAAGGGGTTGAAACGATCGCCCACGCCGTCAGCCGCCACGCCGCACCGACGCGAGGGCGGCGCGCACTGCGTCGCACGACCGGTCAGGTGCGCATTCCATGTCGATCCTGCCAACCGACGTGTGCACGCGACGCTCCTGCTGTTGAGGATTTGGCGCCCGCGCGCCACTCGCGGACCATACACGGCGCGCGCGGCGGGCGGGAGAGGCGCGCATGCCCTACGGCGCGCGCCAGGTGGCCGGCGGGCTCAGGTTCCCCACCCGGTCGATCGCGTACAGCACCACGCCGTCGGTGCGCGCTCCATTGACAGTGGCCGGGACGGAGATGGTCGATGTGGTGGCGGGAACGCGCTGCGCGTACCAGACAATGACGTTGGCCGAGGAGCGCGTGCGCCAACGCACCCACCACCAGCGCACCGGCTCCGCGGCCGCGGGTGTCACCGTCAGCTGCCAGGTGGCCGCGCCCGCCACCGCGTTTCCCAACGAAGGGCTCGCGGGGGCGTCGGCGTCGATCCAGGACATGGCCGGCGGGACGGCGGGGGTGGCAAAGCTCCCCGACGCCAGGGTGGAGAACAGGTTGTCGCGGTTGGCGAAGACGAGCGATGCGCGGAACAGGATGACACCGGGCGACGTCCCGCGCAGCCGCACCGATTGCACCTGGTTCGCGATCTCGGCGGCGGTGAAGGCACTCGCGGTCCCGTCGGCGACTCGATAGGCGGCGAGCCCGGGCCAGACGTGACGCGCTGCGGCGTTCTGCGCCAGCCACCAATCGAGCAGCGCATTGAACGGCTGCCCGCTGCTCCCGATGGCCCAGTAGAGCTGCGGCGCGAGGTAGTCGACCCAGCCGCGCTGGAGCCAGGTGCGCGAGTCGGCGTACAAGTCGGCGTAGGCATCGAGCCCCGTGACGCCCGATGGATTGCCGGGGCGCCAGATGCCAAACGGTGAAATGCCGACGCGCAGCCAGGGCTTGCGCGCCTTGGCCTCCGCGTACATGCGCTGCACGAATCGGTTGATGTTGTCGCGTCGCCAGTCGCCACGCGACAGCGTGCCGCCGGTGCGCGCATAGCGCGCGTAGGTCGAGTCGTCGGGAAAGGTGAGCGCGCCGTTGGCGTTGGGATACGGATAGAAGAAGTCGTCGATGTGGACGCCGTCGATGTCATAGCGCTGGACGACGTCGCTCATGACGGCGATGGTGTGGTCCTGCACCTCGGGCTCGCCGGGGTCGAACCAGAGCCCCACGCCCGCGCCGGTAACGCGGTCGCGCGGGACGCGGCGCAGGTCCGGGCGGCGCGCGGCGAAGTGGGAGGGGGCAAGGCGCGCGGTGTCGCCGGCATTGCCGGCCCGGAACGGGTTGAACCAGGCGTGCAGCTCGAGGCCGCGCTCGTGCGCCGAGTCGATCGCCAGCCGCAACGGATCGTAACCGGGATCGACGTCGCTGCGCCCGGCGAGCGCGGTCGCCCAGGGCTCCGTGCCGCCGGCGTACAGCTTCTCCCCGTTGACGCGCACCTGCAGGACGACCGCATTCGCCCCCATCTGCACCGCCTTGTCCAGCAGCGCCACCAGCTCGGCGCGCTGCTCGGCGGGGCTCAGTGTCGTGCGCGACGGCCAGTCGAGGTTCCCGACCGTGGCAATCCAGAGCCCGCGGAACTCGCGCGACACGTCAGGGATGACGAAGGCGGTGTCGGGGGGCGGTGGTGGCGTTCCCGGGGCGATCGGATCGTCGGCGCCGGAACAGGCCGCACTCACGACAATGGCGGCCGCGCCAACCAGCGCCGGCGCCCGCAGCGGGGCGTTAGCCAACGCGCGACGCAAGGCGCGAACGGGTCCGGTCGATATGCGACGATTCATCCAGGTCGAGCGATTGCCCAACGGGCCATGCGAGGATACTCCGGTGACACTTCGCCCGATGGCCTGTCCGGCATTCGACGGCGCAATGTCCCCGGTCGCGCCGACAGACGCGAGCGAATCGGCAACCTAGCATGATGGCATCCCCTTGGAGACAGGAGGTCCCATGCGATCCCGTTTCCTGCTGCTGGCGATGGTCCTTGGCGCTCCGGTCGCGCTCGGTGCGCAGGCGGCGCCGCCGGCCCGGCGGGGCAAGGACGTCGAGACGTTCGAGGTGGCGAAGCTTCCCCCCAGGCCCGCGAGCGAGATCGAGAAGGAGATCTTCGCCCTGCTGCGGACGCATCGCAAAGGCGACCTGACCGATGCCTCGCGCATCCACCTCAAGTTGGCGCAGTACTACAAGGAACGCGGGGAAGAGTTGCTGGAGGACGTCTGCAATCAGAAGGCGACGGAGGCGTGGGCCGCGGCCTCGGGCGAACGTCCGTCGTCGGCCGGTTCGCAGGGCTCGCCGCCGTTCGATCCTGAAGGCGCATTCAGCGGGCTCTTCACGTACGTCGACGACCTCAAGGTGGAGCACACC
This genomic stretch from Gemmatimonadaceae bacterium harbors:
- a CDS encoding divalent metal cation transporter translates to MAADGVGDRFNPFARLSRIWHSLGPGVITGAADDDPSGIATYSIAGAQFGTSMLWTALLTWPLMTAVQVMCARIGMVTGQGLTTALRHRLPRPVLVVASVALLGANSINIGADLAGMADAAELLTGVGSHAWVVVFAIAIGWATIAWRYADIARVLKWLAIVLFAYVITALKVGPDWSSVLRDTFMPRPPQGREGWATLVAILGTTISPYLFFWQASQEVEEEKLGGRFSTEERQGATPAELSHRRVDVALGSLFSNVAMYFIILTTALTLNRHGLTAPQSSREVAQALEPLAGRLSALLYTVGLIGTGLLAIPTLAGSSAYALAELYGWASGIDERLQGAPRFYAVFVLALVAGVALDFANVNPIRALFWSAVINGVLAPFLLLGILLVASDARIMRGQESRWPARAVVTVAVALMFAAAVTMVVL
- a CDS encoding family 10 glycosylhydrolase — translated: MANAPLRAPALVGAAAIVVSAACSGADDPIAPGTPPPPPDTAFVIPDVSREFRGLWIATVGNLDWPSRTTLSPAEQRAELVALLDKAVQMGANAVVLQVRVNGEKLYAGGTEPWATALAGRSDVDPGYDPLRLAIDSAHERGLELHAWFNPFRAGNAGDTARLAPSHFAARRPDLRRVPRDRVTGAGVGLWFDPGEPEVQDHTIAVMSDVVQRYDIDGVHIDDFFYPYPNANGALTFPDDSTYARYARTGGTLSRGDWRRDNINRFVQRMYAEAKARKPWLRVGISPFGIWRPGNPSGVTGLDAYADLYADSRTWLQRGWVDYLAPQLYWAIGSSGQPFNALLDWWLAQNAAARHVWPGLAAYRVADGTASAFTAAEIANQVQSVRLRGTSPGVILFRASLVFANRDNLFSTLASGSFATPAVPPAMSWIDADAPASPSLGNAVAGAATWQLTVTPAAAEPVRWWWVRWRTRSSANVIVWYAQRVPATTSTISVPATVNGARTDGVVLYAIDRVGNLSPPATWRAP